A window of Thioalbus denitrificans genomic DNA:
CGGGCGGCCGATTGCGCCCTGGTGGGTGCGATCGGGCCCGCCCTGGAGGCCCTGGCCGCGCCGCTCGACATCGAGGGCTGGCGCCGCCACTGCCGCGCCCTGCACGGCATGGAGGGCTTCGCCGCGCGCGCCGGCGCGGGCCCCGGCATCGACCCGGCGGCGTTCCTGCGCCGGCTGGCCGCGGCCGTGGAGCGCCGCGCCGTCATCAGCTGCGACGTGGGGCAGCACCAGATGTGGGTGGCCCAGTACTACCCCTTCGACCACCCGCGCCAGCTCCTCACCAGCGGGGGGCTCGGCGCCATGGGCTTCGGCCTGCCCAGCGCCATCGGCGCCCAGCTGGCGCGGCCCGATGTGCCGGTGGTGAACGTGAGCGGGGACGGCTCGTTCCTGATGAACGTCCAGGAGCTGGCCACCCTGAAGCGCTACGGCCTGCCGGTGAAGGTGGTGGTGTTCGACAACCAGCGGCTGGGCATGGTGCGCCAGCAGCAGGAGCTCTGCTACGACGGCCGCTATACCGAGGTGGATCTCTCCGACAACCCGGATTTCACGGCGGTGGCGGCGGCCTTCGGGCTGCCCGCCCGGCGGGTGTCCGAAGCGGCGGCGGTGGAGGAGGCCATCGACTGGTGCCTGCGGACGCCGGGACCGTGCCTGCTGCATGTGCCCGTGGCGGCGGAGGCGAATGTCTGGCCGATGGTGAAGCCCGGCCACGCGAACGAGGAGATGATCAGGGGGACGGTGGCATGATGTTCGACATCCAGATGCAGGCCGGCCGGGCGCCGGCGACTCTCGAGCGCATCCTGCAGGCGGCGCGGGTACGCGGTTTCGAGCTCCAGGGACTGGAGGTGCGGCCAACGGCCGACGGCCGGCACTACCGGGTGCGGCTCACCGTGGAGAGCGAACTGCCCCCGGCGCGGCTGATCCGCCAGCTGGAGAAGCAGGTGGGGATCAGCGAGCTGACGACGCTGCTGAAGGCGGGCCGGGAGGCGCCGGTTCCCGCCGCGGCCTCCTCCTGAGGGGGCGCCGCCCGGTCAGGATTCCCGCTCCCGGCGCCGGGCCGGTTTGCCCTTGCCGGCCGGTTTGCCCTTGCCGCCGGGCTTGGCATGGGCGGGACCGGGACGCGCCGGCCGGCCGGCGCCGCGCGCGCCGGGCCTGCCTTCGGGCTGGAGCTGCAGCCGCCGGCCGCAGACCCAGACATTCTGCAGGTGGCGCTGGAGCTCCTTCGGCATGCCCGCGGGCAGGTCCACGGTGCTGTACTCGTCGTAGAGCCGGATATGGCCGATGTAGCGGCTCTCCAGGCCGGCCTCGTTGGCGATGGCGCCGACCAGGTTGC
This region includes:
- a CDS encoding ACT domain-containing protein, with translation MMFDIQMQAGRAPATLERILQAARVRGFELQGLEVRPTADGRHYRVRLTVESELPPARLIRQLEKQVGISELTTLLKAGREAPVPAAASS